A window of the Hordeum vulgare subsp. vulgare chromosome 5H, MorexV3_pseudomolecules_assembly, whole genome shotgun sequence genome harbors these coding sequences:
- the LOC123452395 gene encoding allene oxide synthase 1, chloroplastic has translation MATAVHQLSFSAPSAGTRRRQTRASASATDRHEVLSPKRRLPLRKVPGEHGPPVLGALKDRLEYFYGPGGRDGFFAARVRAHRSTVVRLNMPPGPFVAKDPRVVALLDAASFPVLFDTSLVDKTDLFTGTFMPSTDLTGGYRVLSYVDPAEANHAPLKSLLFHLLTHRRQHVIPTFREVYGDLFGRMETDLARVGKADFGNYNDAAAFGFLCQALLGRDPVDSPLRDQGPKLITKWVLFQISPLLNLGLPTLVEDGLLHTFRLPPALVKKDYGRLADFFRDAGKAVIDEGQRLGIAREEAVHNILFAMCFNSFGGMKILFPSLVKWLGRAGGRVHGRLATEVRAAVRANGGEVTMQALAEMPLVKSAVYEALRIEPPVAMQYGRAKKDMVVESHDYGYEVREGELMFGYQPMATKDPRVFQRAEEYVPDRFMGEDGERLLRYVVWSNGPESATPTLQDKQCAGKDFVVLIARLLVAEIFLRYDSFDVQVGSSPLGSSVTITSLKKATF, from the coding sequence ATGGCGACGGCGGTCCACCAGCTCTCCTTCTCCGCGCCGAGCGCGGGCACCAGACGGCGGCAGACGCGGGCGTCCGCCTCCGCGACGGACCGGCACGAGGTGCTGTCGCCGAAGCGGCGGCTGCCGCTGCGCAAGGTGCCGGGCGAGCACGGCCCGCCGGTGCTGGGCGCGCTCAAGGACCGTCTCGAGTACTTCTACGGGCCCGGCGGGCGCGACGGCTTCTTCGCCGCCCGCGTCCGCGCGCACCGCTCCACGGTGGTGCGCCTCAACATGCCCCCCGGCCCCTTCGTGGCCAAGGACCCCCGCGTGGTGGCGCTCCTCGACGCCGCCTCCTTCCCGGTCCTCTTCGACACCTCGCTCGTCGACAAGACCGACCTCTTCACCGGCACCTTCATGCCCTCCACCGACCTCACCGGCGGCTACCGCGTGCTCTCCTACGTCGACCCCGCCGAGGCAAACCACGCGCCGCTCAAGTCGCTCCTCTTCCACCTCCTCACCCACCGCCGCCAGCACGTCATCCCCACCTTCCGCGAGGTCTACGGCGACCTCTTCGGCCGCATGGAGACCGACCTCGCGCGCGTCGGCAAGGCCGACTTCGGCAACTACAACGACGCCGCCGCCTTCGGCTTCCTCTGCCAGGCGCTCCTCGGCCGCGACCCCGTCGACTCGCCGCTCCGCGACCAAGGGCCCAAGCTGATCACCAAGTGGGTGCTGTTCCAGATCAGCCCGCTGCTCAACCTCGGCCTGCCCACCCTCGTCGAGGACGGCCTCCTCCACACCTTCCGCCTCCCGCCGGCGCTCGTCAAGAAGGACTACGGCCGCCTGGCCGACTTCTTCCGCGACGCCGGCAAGGCGGTTATCGACGAGGGCCAGCGGCTGGGCATCGCGCGGGAGGAGGCGGTGCACAACATCCTCTTCGCCATGTGCTTCAACTCCTTCGGCGGCATGAAGATCCTGTTCCCGTCGCTGGTGAAGTGGCTGGGCCGCGCAGGCGGCCGGGTGCACGGCCGCCTGGCGACGGAGGTGCGCGCCGCCGTGCGCGCCAACGGCGGCGAGGTGACCATGCAGGCGCTCGCCGAGATGCCGCTGGTGAAGTCGGCCGTGTACGAGGCGCTGCGGATCGAGCCGCCGGTGGCGATGCAGTACGGGCGCGCCAAGAAGGACATGGTGGTGGAGAGCCACGACTACGGGTACGAGGTGCGGGAGGGGGAGCTGATGTTCGGGTACCAGCCCATGGCGACCAAGGACCCGCGGGTGTTCCAGCGCGCCGAGGAGTACGTCCCCGACAGGTTCATGGGCGAGGACGGCGAGCGGCTGCTCCGGTACGTCGTGTGGTCCAACGGGCCAGAGTCGGCGACGCCGACGCTGCAGGACAAGCAGTGCGCCGGCAAGGACTTCGTGGTGCTCATCgcgcgcctcctcgtcgccgagaTCTTCCTCCGCTACGACTCCTTCGACGTGCAGGTCGGGTCCTCGCCGCTCGGGTCGTCGGTCACCATCACCTCGCTCAAGAAGGCCACCTTCTGA